Proteins from one bacterium genomic window:
- a CDS encoding VOC family protein produces the protein MSYLGWPSLCLRVADLEASKRFYQEAGLTLLSEIPGTRALLGFGGFRVALMTFLDENLINVRGGDVPAANARLRSAFPALEGEPDFYEAAKYDADADGCCWTARDPDGNAVFFDSNVDETSPAGRARRTREILDGAIEELAAMDAEESILAGLRALREASADPR, from the coding sequence ATGTCCTACCTCGGCTGGCCCAGTCTCTGTCTCCGCGTGGCGGACCTCGAAGCGTCGAAGCGCTTCTATCAGGAAGCCGGCCTGACGCTCCTCTCCGAGATTCCCGGTACCCGCGCGCTCCTCGGGTTCGGCGGATTCCGCGTCGCGCTCATGACCTTCCTCGACGAGAACCTGATCAACGTCCGCGGCGGTGACGTGCCGGCGGCGAACGCCCGGCTCCGAAGCGCCTTCCCGGCGCTCGAGGGCGAGCCCGATTTCTACGAGGCCGCGAAGTACGACGCCGACGCGGACGGCTGTTGTTGGACCGCCCGCGATCCCGACGGGAACGCGGTCTTCTTCGATTCGAACGTGGACGAGACCAGCCCGGCGGGTCGCGCTCGGCGCACGCGCGAGATCCTCGACGGCGCGATCGAGGAGCTCGCCGCGATGGACGCCGAAGAATCGATTCTCGCGGGCCTGCGGGCCCTTCGCGAGGCGTCCGCCGATCCACGTTGA
- a CDS encoding nuclear transport factor 2 family protein has translation MTFRPIRLTTITLGMLMLACASSSNEGGIQADRLAIADAIAQYAYQWDAKNAEGFADLFTEDAIFEVEVSGVRVPDARVEGRPAIYAYAKDSHEGRLAGKQTRHHMTSLVFIALTDDAATTENMVLVTHQSGTDATPQPRASGIYRNTWRKTSQGWKISRRLLLLDRPARR, from the coding sequence GTGACGTTCCGTCCCATCAGGCTGACGACGATCACGCTCGGGATGCTGATGCTCGCGTGCGCATCGAGCTCCAACGAAGGGGGCATCCAGGCCGACCGCCTCGCCATCGCAGACGCGATCGCGCAGTACGCGTACCAATGGGACGCCAAGAACGCCGAGGGTTTCGCCGACCTCTTCACCGAGGACGCCATCTTCGAAGTCGAAGTTTCCGGAGTCCGCGTCCCGGACGCCCGCGTGGAAGGACGCCCTGCCATCTACGCGTACGCGAAGGATTCCCACGAAGGTCGTCTCGCCGGCAAGCAGACCCGCCACCACATGACCTCCCTCGTGTTCATCGCGCTGACGGACGACGCAGCGACGACCGAGAACATGGTCCTCGTGACCCATCAATCCGGAACGGATGCCACGCCTCAGCCGAGAGCGTCCGGGATCTATCGGAATACCTGGCGCAAGACCTCGCAAGGATGGAAGATCTCGCGAAGACTGCTCTTGCTGGACAGGCCCGCCCGGCGATGA